In Pangasianodon hypophthalmus isolate fPanHyp1 chromosome 3, fPanHyp1.pri, whole genome shotgun sequence, a single genomic region encodes these proteins:
- the LOC113539201 gene encoding uncharacterized protein LOC113539201 yields MDECGGFETQFTSVMQNVLRTAVGEATKLFEETLHQLRAELVHLRQENVELKSGIFTPHFKTKEAGDGCPRAEHAKRDIGVQCEKPTMVERCCSPAPIGDRLNLRHISSERLEDLCSSSSEDGNRQLALLLIKKEPQETDCDEYAPGYFLLKQEGAEPILVRKEPFKNTMEKVLIPSAIQTVSRSYGNQKQISTTNASSPKTTVSCNYTMASSSNGVTQTESMSRVSGWSSLQSETERQKKSASAKKSALSGLPANSTQSLPPVSVSASTVLPNRLGQMSTPRAQQPAPSVQMDESLQASIQLSVPPSQQVVQNIQHSATVPQFVPKLVTPPLPQNQSPITESCPSGQLLQTLVTIADKRFSVNKSVTSLTESSTQATKPSVSHPQTVITPVQNMTQLGHFPCPRVQAPFPPDQHSVAQGQVPTSVSQLPPPPNQVPMPPTQVPVPSIHLSIPATHALSQVLVQSNDILPPNSQSLNLQGHLPSVPHHDLTPSTQPFYPLTHASFAPPFIPLQSMKPSVPPSSISQTNVPSPLEHATSHYDILSDPLCSSSDQYFSTPDNTSDLLQPLPPMPFHSPVVLNQQETTSMIHSQSSGQPLQLAPLLTLKEQQAAASNHGHISKRGPNMPVEIPMSTVNNFEEDIQRYPPLASHESTNCESESITVEMQNEDPTENNEGSRPAVIPGPIQHYTVLSKPGPNFIVPDSTKEQQTFRMNMVKDLQMDNDINKQKEGCDTTCQVWEPSDLSSVLPQSALSAPAQNIIQKPARKVLEKKTECSECGRILSNASSLENHMRLHRGERPYTCSQCGKAFPSVRGLNRHVKVHAEEKGYKCEECGRSFVYQFTLTKHKLIHSGDRPFPCKVCGKKFLAKADRATHMRMHTGEKPFFCNQCGKTFKHRVALNMHMQGHRGEKRYVCPHCEKGFVDLGNFKRHKRIHTGEKPFECKECGKRFTQSAHLKKHINTQHAVVKPK; encoded by the exons ATGGATGAGTGTGGTGGGTTTGAAACCCAGTTCACGTCTGTTATGCAAAATGTGCTGAGGACAGCAGTTGGTGAGGCGACGAAACTTTTCGAGGAGACTTTGCACCAGCTCAGAGCTGAGTTAGTGCACCTGAGGCAGGAGAACGTCGAGTTAAAGAGCGGCATTTTCACTCCTCACTTCAAGACAAAAGAAGCAGGAGATGGATGTCCAAGAGCAGAGCATGCCAAACGCGATAttggtgtacagtgtg AAAAGCCCACCATGGTTGAAAGATGCTGCAGCCCAGCACCAATTGGTGACCGTCTAAACTTGCGACACATCTCGAGTGAACGTCTTGAAGATCTCTGTTCCAGCAGTTCAGAAGATGGAAACAGGCAGCTTGCTTTGCTTCTCATAAAAAAAGAG ccTCAGGAGACTGACTGTGATGAATATGCACCAGGATACTTCTTACTGAAGCAAGAGGGTGCTGAGCCAATATTGGTTCGTAAAGAGCCCTTTAAAAACACCATGGAAAAAG TTTTGATCCCctcagcaatccaaacagtgaGCAGAAGCTATggaaaccaaaaacaaatatCAACCACTAATGCATCATCACCCAAGACCACTGTTTCCTGTAATTATACAATGGCCTCATCAAGTAACGGTGTCACCCAGACTGAAAGTATGTCTAGAGTTAGTGGATGGTCATCTTTGCAgagtgaaacagaaagacaaaaaaaatctgcatcaGCTAAAAAGTCAGCTTTGTCAGGGCTACCTGCTAATTCAACCCAGTCCCTTCCTCCAGTTAGTGTATCTGCCTCAACAGTCCTGCCTAACAGGCTAGGTCAGATGTCAACACCTAGAGCCCAGCAACCAGCGCCATCTGTTCAAATGGATGAGTCTCTTCAGGCAAGCATCCAACTTAGTGTACCTCCATCCCAACAAGTTGTTCAAAATATCCAGCATTCAGCTACAGTGCCACAGTTTGTCCCTAAACTGGTTACGCCCCCTCTCCCTCAAAACCAGAGCCCAATTACGGAATCTTGCCCCTCTGGTCAGTTATTACAAACCCTGGTTACAATTGCAGACAAAAGATTCTCAGTCAACAAATCAGTGACATCATTAACTGAATCTTCTACTCAGGCCACAAAGCCTTCAGTTTCTCACCCTCAAACTGTGATAACTCCTGTCCAGAACATGACACAGCTAGGCCATTTCCCATGTCCTCGGGTCCAGGCTCCTTTTCCTCCAGACCAGCATTCTGTTGCACAAGGACAGGTTCCTACTTCAGTATCTCAGCTTCCACCTCCACCAAACCAGGTCCCAATGCCACCCACCCAAGTCCCtgttccatccatccaccttTCAATTCCAGCAACCCATGCACTATCTCAAGTACTTGTTCAATCAAATGACATACTTCCACCAAACTCGCAAAGTTTAAATCTACAAGGTCACCTTCCTTCTGTGCCTCATCATGATCTGACCCCATCAACCCAGCCATTTTATCCTTTGACTCATGCATCATTTGCTCCACCTTTCATCCCACTTCAGTCAATGAAGCCTTCTGTTCCTCCAAGTTCGATTTCCCAGACCAATGTTCCATCTCCACTGGAGCATGCCACATCCCACTATGACATTTTGTCTGATCCACTTTGTTCATCTTCAGACCAGTATTTTTCAACACCTGATAACACATCAGATTTGCTTCAGCCCTTGCCTCCCATGCCTTTCCACTCACCTGTTGTATTAAACCAGCAAGAAACCACATCTATGATCCATTCCCAATCATCTGGACAACCTTTGCAGCTTGCACCTCTTCTTACTTTGAAGGAACAGCAAGCAGCAGCCTCCAATCATGGACATATATCCAAGAGAGGACCTAACATGCCTGTGGAGATCCCTATGTCTACAGTTAATAACTTTGAGGAAGATATTCAGAGATATCCCCCTCTTGCTAGTCATGAATCCACAAACTGTGAAAGTGAATCCATCACTGTAGAAATGCAGAATGAAGACCCCACTGAGAATAATGAAGGTAGTAGGCCTGCAGTTATTCCTGGACCAATACAACATTATACAGTTCTTTCCAAGCCTGGGCCAAACTTTATAGTACCAGATTCTACAAAAGAACAACAGACCTTCAGAATGAACATGGTCAAGGATTTACAGATGGACAATGACATTAATAAGCAGAAAGAGGGATGTGACACAACCTGCCAAGTGTGGGAACCATCTGATTTGTCCAGTGTATTACCCCAGTCAGCATTAAGTGCTCCTGCACAAAACATAATACAGAAACCTGCACGGAAAGTGCTGGAAAAGAAGACTGAGTGCTCTGAATGTGGCAGGAttctcagcaatgcatcttCACTGGAGAATCACATGAGGCTTCACAGAGGTGAGAGGCCATATACCTGCTCCCAATGTGGAAAGGCCTTCCCTAGTGTCCGAGGCCTCAACCGCCATGTAAAAGTCCATGCAGAGGAGAAAGGCTACAAGTGTGAGGAGTGCGGCAGGAGTTTCGTTTACCAGTTTACCCTGACCAAACACAAACTCATCCACTCTGGAGATAGGCCCTTCCCCTGTAAGGTTTGTGGCAAGAAGTTCTTGGCAAAGGCAGACCGGGCTACTCACATGCGCATGCATACAGGGGAGAAACCATTTTTTTGTAATCAATGTGGAAAAACGTTCAAGCATAGAGTTGCATTGAACATGCACATGCAGGGACACAGGGGGGAGAAACGCTATGTTTGCCCCCATTGTGAGAAAGGCTTTGTGGATTTAGGTAATTTTAAGAGACATAAGCGTATCCACACTGGGGAGAAGCCATTTGAATGCAAAGAGTGTGGTAAGCGTTTCACTCAGTCAGCCCACCTCAagaaacacatcaacacacaacaTGCGGTAGTGAAACCAAAATAG
- the si:ch73-109d9.2 gene encoding zinc finger and SCAN domain-containing protein 2, whose protein sequence is MSEIILTFQTQLSGVMETVFKAAIFEITRLVEDSFLEEVSRSREQVESLKKKLQWSESKGRRRCAECGNTKVASEERREKSSPAQPGVENARILKQERSAEESWRSCGVEKAVELSGMVETEPVSSPLNAAEHAVQEEGKLDCMLKSESVQTATATELQDEWKLSTEVTEGSDNSAHSKTYSEQELQQIQNDWSSGLDQATEPEQDMDHIQGLLYRTRYNMEDLGSYSNQELDMGGMNGLTDPPQRAGEVLGFGVLAGSLQTDLGTSEECRRQLKNKRANKGSSSLHNTSDTGDMDCLLINEEGYLQDVSGLSQAPGSHAGDSQGHPIYNRDTVNDGTDCFYSGDAFSQQLELNNGSAVMLGDREDRDYACSQCMISFPDQVSLKAHLNGHRHRNITTSYVCNQCGKKFPQACNLKVHQRVHQREGLHLCSHCGKGYTSFSDLRRHRCSQAGDKPYSCSLCGNKFSRLWNLKLHRRIHTQEKPHRCSMCDKSFTRADILKVHQRTHTGERPYSCRVCGLTFKRLDHLRSHQRKHGANLNNHQN, encoded by the exons ATGTCTGAAATCATCCTGACGTTTCAGACCCAGCTGTCTGGAGTCATGGAGACAGTCTTTAAGGCTGCTATATTTGAGATCACCAGGCTGGTGGAGGACAGTTTCCTCGAGGAAGTGTCCCGGAGCCGTGAGCAGGTGGAGTCTCTGAAGAAGAAACTGCAGTGGTCTGAGAGCAAAGGCAGGAGAAGATGTGCTGAGTGTGGCAACACCAAAGTGGCCAGTGAAGAAAGACGAGAGAAATCCTCTCCAGCACAACCAG GTGTGGAAAACGCTCGGATTCTTAAACAGGAGAGAAGCGCGGAGGAGAGCTGGAGAAGCTGTGGAGTTGAGAAGGCAGTTGAACTTTCTGGAATGGTGGAAACAGAACCCGTATCCAGTCCGCTTAACGCCGCAGAG CATGCGGTTCAAGAGGAAGGAAAGCTGGACTGCATGCTTAAATCTGAGTCTGTTCAGACTGCCACTGCTACTGAGCTACAAGATGAGTGGAAACTGAGTACTGAAG taACAGAAGGCTCTGACAACTCTGCTCATAGTAAGACTTACAGTGAGCAGGAGCTGCAGCAGATTCAGAATGACTGGAGCTCTGGGTTGGACCAAGCCACCGAGCCTGAGCAAGACATGGACCATATCCAGGGTCTGCTCTATAGAACTCGCTACAACATGGAGGACTTGGGAAGCTATAGCAACCAGGAGCTGGATATGGGAGGGATGAATGGCCTAACAGACCCTCCTCAGAGAGCTGGAGAGGTTTTGGGTTTCGGGGTGCTGGCGGGTTCTTTGCAGACTGACCTGGGTACATCTGAGGAATGCAGAAGACAGCTCAAAAATAAACGAGCAAACAAAGGCTCGTCGTCGTTACACAACACTTCAGATACAGGCGACATGGACTGTTTGCTTATTAATGAGGAGGGCTACTTGCAGGATGTAAGTGGTCTCTCTCAGGCTCCAGGTTCACATGCCGGAGACTCACAAGGACACCCGATATACAATAGAGATACAGTTAATGATGGTACTGATTGCTTTTACAGTGGAGATGCATTCAGCCAGCAACTAGAGCTGAATAATGGATCTGCAGTAATGTTGGGAGACAGAGAGGACAGAGATTATGCTTGCTCTCAGTGTATGATCAGTTTCCCAGACCAGGTTTCCCTTAAAGCGCACTTGAATGGTCACCGTCATCGCAACATCACCACTTCCTACGTCTGCAACCAGTGTGGGAAGAAGTTCCCTCAAGCCTGCAACCTGAAGGTCCACCAACGCGTGCACCAGAGGGAGGGTCTGCACCTGTGCAGCCACTGCGGGAAAGGCTACACGTCCTTCAGTGACCTGCGGAGACACCGTTGCAGCCAGGCTGGAGACAAACCCTACAGCTGCTCGCTGTGTGGGAACAAGTTCAGCCGCCTGTGGAACCTCAAGCTGCACCGGCGCATCCACACGCAGGAGAAACCGCACCGGTGCAGCATGTGTGACAAGAGCTTCACCCGGGCGGACATCCTGAAGGTCCACCAGCGCACCCACACCGGAGAGAGACCGTACTCCTGCAGGGTCTGTGGACTCACCTTTAAACGCCTCGACCATCTCAGATCACACCAGCGCAAACACGGAGCCAATCTGAATAACCACCAGAACTAG
- the si:ch73-109d9.3 gene encoding zinc finger protein 235, with product MGRSRMSDSLLLTFQSQLSGLMETILRSAICEITRLVEGSFLEEIGRGKQEAEVLRRRLQILETKLGERERVKRVRCTDCGRTGLSKKDTGGREPRRQSEGAELICVTKQEGVSEAGRRICEKGSVTPGQEATSTIPDPELKTQVDGVKVGGAVKEEVAEASGLQSYSTAHCHTTADHRVSQSHNAGETSGIHTSQPEHWIPQRDKLPSTSAGNQDSVKQRAQSKKPDSKPEHLVHTSHSQSELTGPAPSSVSPTVNQQAGTPESVAIKQEVVVVLPPEWEELDRTRAGTTSTASRVSQVREELQHRDPLPTGTSEERRVVYPGPCGKESLSSQVTQQLRMLVKKQTKPTQHANVLASSSTTVNVSRGHSLHKSPPLPKPSQALPQLQRTYTDERAFSALQSGRNVPQAVGIRTHGHVGHHVVRTPHICSQCGKGFSHLCHLRAHQQIHTGERQFCCGLCGRSFTKLSNLKAHRRVHTGERPYICMDCGKRFTQKCNLKRHQRIHSAHL from the exons ATGGGACGCAGCAGGATGTCGGATTCTCTCCTCCTGACGTTTCAGAGCCAGCTCTCCGGGTTGATGGAGACCATCCTGAGATCAGCTATATGTGAGATCACCAGGCTGGTGGAGGGAAGCTTCTTAGAGGAGATCGGTCGCGGGAAACAAGAGGCAGAAGTTTTGAGACGAAGATTACAAATCCTGGAAACTAAACTgggcgagagagaaagagttaaGAGAGTAAGGTGTACAGACTGCGGCAGAACTGGACTCTCGAAGAAGGACACGGGTGGGAGAGAGCCCAGGAGGCAAAGTGAAG GTGCGGAGTTGATTTGTGTTACAAAGCAGGAGGGTGTGTCTGAAGCAGGCAGGAGAATCTGTGAGAAGGGAAGCGTAACACCAGGTCAAGAAGCAACGTCGACCATCCCTGACCCTGAGCTTAAG ACTCAAGTGGATGGAGTGAAAGTTGGCGGGGCGGTGAAAGAGGAGGTCGCAGAGGCCTCAGGCTTGCAGAGCTACTCAACAGCACACTGTcacaccacagcagatcacagAGTATCCCAGAGTCACAATGCAGGGGAAACATCAGGCATCCACACATCTCAGCCTGAGCACTGGATCCCGCAGAGAGACAAGTTACCCAGCACCAGTGCTGGGAATCAAGATTCAGTGAAACAGAGAGCACAATCAAAAAAGCCAGACTCAAAACCAGAGCACCTAGTGCATACATCTCATTCGCAGTCCGAGCTTACGGGGCCTGCGCCATCTTCAGTGTCCCCCACTGTGAACCAGCAGGCAGGCACTCCAGAATCAGTGGCCATTAAACAGGAAGTCGTAGTGGTGCTTCCTCCGGAATGGGAAGAGTTGGACAGGACGAGGGCAGGGACCACGTCCACAGCAAGCAGGGTAAGTCAGGTACGGGAAGAGCTCCAGCACAGAGATCCTCTCCCCACAGGAACCTCTGAGGAAAGGCGTGTGGTCTATCCAGGACCTTGTGGTAAGGAAAGCCTGTCGTCTCAGGTCACGCAGCAACTCAGGATGCTGGTTAAAAAACAGACCAAACCCACTCAACATGCCAATGTGTTGGCATCAAGTTCTACCACTGTGAACGTGTCTAGGGGACATTCGCTCCACAAGAGTCCTCCTCTGCCAAAACCCTCTCAGGCACTTCCACAACTCCAGCGCACTTACACAGACGAGAGAGCCTTCAGTGCCTTGCAGTCTGGAAGAAATGTGCCACAGGCGGTCGGCATTAGGACTCATGGCCACGTTGGGCACCATGTGGTGCGGACACCGCACATCTGCTCACAGTGTGGTAAGGGCTTCTCGCATCTCTGCCACTTGAGAGCTCACCAACAGATCCACACAGGAGAGAGGCAGTTCTGCTGCGGACTGTGTGGCCGCAGCTTCACCAAACTCAGCAACCTGAAGGCACATCGCAGGGTCCACACGGGAGAAAGACCCTACATCTGCATGGACTGTGGAAAACGGTTCACACAGAAATGTAACTTAAAAAGACACCAGAGGATTCACTCCGCTCACCTATGA